The genomic DNA TTGGCAATGTTTTGATACTAGCACTAATACCTGGAAATCTTTCCGTAATTTACAATCATCTACTACCCCAAAAGAATGAAGCAGGGGTGATGGGGAGGATGAACAACCCAATGCCTAATGCCTAATGAATTTTACGGGTTACTGAACCACCAATAAACGCACCTAATATTGTACCCGTCCATATTCCGGCTATGCTGCCTTGCCAAATTGCTCCTGGTGTTACCCAAGCATTACACACTTGTTGAAAACCCCAAGCCTGATTTTGGCATTTTTGACTGTGAAGCATGGAGGTAATTTGCACACCCATTAAACCACCAAAAAAGCCAGATGATAAAGCAGCAGCAGTACAAATTAGGATACGTTTTTTCATTGGTATAAGGTAAAGAACATAGGAAATGGTTAATGGGTAAAAGGGAATGGTTAATAAATTCCCAATCACCAATCAACCAGTATTTCTCATCCCCGCAGCAATACCATTAATGGTTAACAATGCTCCTCGTTGTAATTCTCCCTTACTGTAACGGGAATGAATCACACCTGGAGTAGTGCTGTTTTTGTATTCTCGGAGGCGTTTGAGCAAAGAAACTTGGATAAATCCTAGCGGTACAATTGTGCCATTACGTAGCTGTACTGAACGTTGCAGGACAGGATCACCATCCAAAAGCTTTTGGTAGCCAGTAATTTTTAAGACTAAATCCCTGGTGAGGTAGAATTCACTAGCAATTTGTTCAAATACTTTATCAAAGCGGGGTTTATCTTCTGGATTAGATAACTCCTCTACGTAATGACGTGCCATTTCCATGTCTACCTTAGCCAAGGTCATTTCCGCTTTAGAAATTACCATTTTGAAGAAAGGCCACTTCTGATAAAAGTAACGCATTAATTTCAGGTGTTCTTCTGGTTTTTCGTTCAGGAAGTCGTGCAATGCTGTACCAATACCATACCAAGCAGGTAATAAAAATCTGGTTTGTGTCCAACTAAATACCCAAGGAATCGCTCGTAAACTGCTTAAATCTTTTTTACCAGATGGACGACGAGCAGGACGAGAGCTAATTTGCAGTTGGCTAATTTCTTCAATGGGGGTGACTTGGTGGAAGAAGTCAATAAAGTCTGGTTGTTCGTAAATTAGAGCGCGATAATGCTGACGCGATCGCACAGCTAATTCTTCCATAATTTCGTTCCAAGGTTCAATATCATCAAACCCGGTTTTTAACAAACTGGCTTGGACTACGGCAGTGGTGATGGTTTCCACGTGATACAAGGCCAAGTCCAACAAGGAATATTTAGAAGCTAAAACTTCACCTTGTTCTGTAATCTTGATTCTGCCATTAATACTATGACCTGGTTGAGCCAAAATCGCCTCATAAGCCGGACCACCACCACGGCCAACAGAACCGCCTCTACCGTGGAAAATTCGCAGGTTCAAGCCAAATTCCTCAGCAATTAGCTGGAGTGATTTTTGGGCTTTATGAATTTCCCAGTTACTGCTTAAAAAGCCAGAGTCTTTGTTACTATCCGAGTAACCCAACATCACTTCCTGTAGGTTAGGTTTAACCGTCACAGATGGATTAACATCTGTCGTCTGCGGTTCATAACCACCAGCTAAAAAGGCGCGATATAGGGGCAATTCAAACAATTCTCGCATGACACTACGAGAACGTTGTAAATCTTCTACGGTTTCAAATAGGGGTACGACTCGAATTGTACCGACAGCGATCGCCGGATCAAATAATCTAGATTCTTTAGCTAAGAGCAGAACTTCCAAAACATCGCTAACTTCCCGACACATACTGATAATGTATGTTTGGCAGATATTCAAACCAAATTCCTGTTGTAGCGATCGCACGGTGCGGAAGGTTTGGATAATATCGTTAGTTTTTTCGGAAAATGGCAATTCAGCGGGAATTAATGGTCTTCTAGTTTGTAATTCTCCCGTTAACCAAGCCACTCTTTGAGCTTCGGTGAGTTCGTTGTAGGATTGGGGTAAAACTTGTAAATATTCAAGAATTTCATTAATCGCATCAGAGTGACGAGATGATTCTTGACGAATATCCAATTGAGTTAGGTGGAAATCAAATATTTCCACTTGAGAAATTAGATGATCCAATTCTCGGCAACTTAAACCTGTTTCCGTTAAATTGCGTTGCACTAATCGCAATTCTGCCAAAAATTCCGCCCCAGAACGATACATGGGAGCTTCTTCATTGGTTGGCATTTCCCGATTATACAAAGACAAATTGCGATCGCGGGTATTCTCCAACCTTCTCAGCACATAGGCAAGTTTTAAGCGATAAGGTTCTTGACGATAACGCAAAGCCAGAGCATCATACACATCACTCAGCTTAGATTGATCTATCTCCAGAGATTCCAATAAATCTGGGAGGACATCACTCCAGTGCATAGAAACACTTAACAGTTCAATCAAATGTTTTACTGATTTAATGTATCTCTCTAACACCATTTTCCGCTGATAACAAGCGGTTTTCCAAGTTACCTCCGGCGTTACCGATGGATTACCATCCCGATCTGAACCCACCCAAGAACCAAAAGAACAGAAATTTTTACTAGGAGGTTCTAACCAGGGGAAAGTTTGTTCTAGAGAATATTTGAAGCGTTTATAGAGTTGGGGAATACCATCAAATAACACCTCTTGGAAGTAATGTAAAGCGTAATCTACCTCATCTAGTACCGTAGGTTTAAATTGATGTAACTCATCTGTCCGCCACCAGAGACGAATTTCCTCTAGTAATTGCTCTTTTACCTCTCCTACTTCCCAAGGATAGCCCCCAGCATTATTTTCTAGAGTATCTAGCTTTTGTAGAAGACATACCACCTGACGCTGTTTATCGCGGATAGTATGGCGGACAATTTCCGTTGGGTGTGCAGTAAAAACTAAGCGCACATCCAGTTGAGAAATTAACCGTTGAATTTGCTGGGGTGGGACATTCAGCCTAAATAACAAAGGAAACAGGGCGGCAAAAGTACCCTTTTGTTTAGCTGGTGTTGTATCTCCCCAACTGTGGGTAGCAAAATTTGCACCTAGAGACCTAGTGACTGGTAACTCATTTTCTCTTTGGTTAGTCGAATAGATAATATTCGGTGGATTTTCCTGATCTAATACATCTGTCTCAGAATACCGAGTTAATTGTTGTTTTTGTTCATATTCCTGCTCAATGATGTTAATTAGCTGAAAATAGAGAGCAAAAGCACGAGCCGCCCTAATAGCCTCATTAATATTCAGCTGTTCAATTAATTCCACCACTGAGGAGGCTTGATCATTTGTGGCTTGTCCTTCTGGTGAACACAAATCGCGTAATTTCCGCAATAGATCCACCATATTTTGGCCGCATTCTTGTTGAAGAACCGACTCCCACAATTCCTCTACTACCTGTAGACGATGACGCAAAAATAATTCAGACATGGGGTAGATATTCGCTGTTGGCGATGAAGAGTATAAAAGGGAACCCATATTCTCCGCTCTAGTAAAGCCAATTAATGTTTACAATTGTAGTTTTCTACTGATTGGCTGATAGGATCAATCTCAGCCAATAGATAGATGGTTATATATAACTGTTAGCTTTGGTTTAGTTCCTGTTCCACTGGAAAGTCAAGAACAGGAAGGCGATCGCCCCTAAAAACTTCTTGACTGGCTTCTCCTAAAGCTGACAATGTTTTACCCGTTGCTTTATCTGCCACAACTAGCAGTAGCATAGATGCTGTAGCCATTTGCAGAAGACATGATTGGGGGATATCAAACAAAATCAAGTTTAATCCGGGATTGGGTGAGGGGTTTTGGGTTACAGGTAACATTGCTAATTTTTAGTGATGGTGAGTTGAGTACAATAGACGCAAAACTCAATCTTGAGAGGACGTGTAACCTTCTAAGACTATCTTTGCCCATTTTGCAAGCTCCAAAGGTAACAAAATTGTTAAATAAAAACTGCAAAATGTGATAAATCTATGTTTCTATTTTACAAGTACAGGCAAAATCCCCCTATACTCGCTTCCTGTTACAGTTAACTTCATATATGAAAACATTATTACTAGATCGTCAGCAAACCTTGGTGCAATGGGTCAGCCAAGCAACAGGAATCAGCACTTTCGGAGTGAAAGTCAGGTTACTGGGAAATGACCTACATATCCTTTGTGAAGGCACCGACTGTCCAAAACGTTGGCACACTCTTTATGATCTCCTACAAGCACTGGGGCAAACTGACCTGGATAGCCTCACAAATGAAGATCAATCCTCAATATACCAAGTATTGGTCTATGGTCGAAAGAAAGGAGAACATCGTCCTCAATGGTGTCATCGTGTCTACTTGAATCAATTAGATAAACACATAGAACAAGCAGAACAAGCTCTATTACTGGAAACCAAAAAATCTCAGTTATCAGGTGGAGGGATAATTGTATCTAATGAAAGTTTGGCACGTCAAGGAAATCCCGATGCTATTGCTCGCTATCTCAGTGAAAATCTCAGTAATTTAGGTGTCGCTGTCCAGGTTAAAAGCCAATTCCATCAAACAAAGGCTAATGTTCAAAAAACTGCCAAAATAGCTAATCGTCTTTGGATATTTTGCCAATCTAGTTATAGTCCTGATGCCACTCTCCTGGCTGAACCAATAGCGCAACAACTTCGTCATCTCAAGTTAGCTGGTTATGAAGATGCGGTGATTGTTTCCCAGGTTCGGGGTGAAAGTGAACCAGATTGGCGGTTAAGGGTGGATTTAACCCCAGCGGAAACGATGCTCAAAGAATGGGCGCGATGGGGTGATGTACAGGCAATCAGCCGTTTATTAAGTGATAAACTATCAGATTTTAAGGTCTCTGTTCAAGCTTCTTTAAAAGAATTTACTTTACACGTTTTTTGTACCCCAGCCGTTGATCCTTTAAAATCTGCCCCCGCTCCAGATAAGTCAGTCTGTTTACCACTTATTAACTCAGAGTTAGAAAAGATCGCACCTCAAGGGATGATGGCTGCTGCTGTTTATGGTCAAAAAACAGATGATCAACAACCAGCTTGGGTAGATTGGTTGTCTTTACCAGCTTCACAACATCCTGCTCTAGCACCTTCTACTCTAGCTTTAGGTACTACTGGTGATGAACCTGCGATAGTCTTCTTACTAGAACGTTTACTCAATCAAGATATGGATTGGCGTTTACGGACGGGTGGTATCCGCATCCTTTTACTTCACAAAGGTGATTTACTGCACGTCATGTGTGATGCACCTAATTGTCCCACACGAAAACAGGTAGCCAGTAAGGTGACTCAATTTATTCGTCACTTAAATATTGATGGTATTACTGGTGTCAGGGTTTATGGCCGTCGAGCGGGAGATACTGAACCCGTGTGGCATCATGGAATTGATTTTGGACAACGCCAGCGTTTAGTACCAGAAGCCACACCAGAATTTGCCGCTACTTCTGAATATGTCAGTGATTTAATCAATAATGAGGATAATCAGCCAACTGTTCGACCGGATTTAACTACGGAGGACGTGAAAAATGTAGTTACAGAAGTAACACAGGATTGGCTAGGAAATATTTACAGACTACTGAGAAAATTATTAATAAGCACACAATTATTTGTAAAAATTAGCCACTCACGGCAGCAAAACCCTGATGGTCAAGGTGTAGGGGTTAGTTTGGTGTGGATGGCTTTGGGGTTTATTCTTACACTCCAAAGTGATTGGTTATTAGGTTATGTTGCTAATCAGCACATCCAAAATACTACTGCTGACAATAGTGTTGTCTCCTCAACACCTCCAGCATCTTTAACATCAGAAAATACTCAAAATCAAAATACAGAGTTGCTCACTAATCATAAATCTTCTCAATTTACTAGCTCTGCTTTCAATGCTTCTGGTTTTACCCAACATGATAGCCCTTCAGAAAATCTCCAGGCAGCGCCATTGAAACAAAAAGCCAGTGCTACGGCAATTCTATTAGCAGCGCGATCGCAAATGCCCAGTTTTAATGCTCGTCAATTAGATGAACAGTTAGCACTTTATCAACAGCGTTTAGCAACGACTGGTAAAGTACCAGAGGTGTTAGTTATTGGTTCTTCCCGTGCCT from Okeanomitos corallinicola TIOX110 includes the following:
- the ppc gene encoding phosphoenolpyruvate carboxylase is translated as MGSLLYSSSPTANIYPMSELFLRHRLQVVEELWESVLQQECGQNMVDLLRKLRDLCSPEGQATNDQASSVVELIEQLNINEAIRAARAFALYFQLINIIEQEYEQKQQLTRYSETDVLDQENPPNIIYSTNQRENELPVTRSLGANFATHSWGDTTPAKQKGTFAALFPLLFRLNVPPQQIQRLISQLDVRLVFTAHPTEIVRHTIRDKQRQVVCLLQKLDTLENNAGGYPWEVGEVKEQLLEEIRLWWRTDELHQFKPTVLDEVDYALHYFQEVLFDGIPQLYKRFKYSLEQTFPWLEPPSKNFCSFGSWVGSDRDGNPSVTPEVTWKTACYQRKMVLERYIKSVKHLIELLSVSMHWSDVLPDLLESLEIDQSKLSDVYDALALRYRQEPYRLKLAYVLRRLENTRDRNLSLYNREMPTNEEAPMYRSGAEFLAELRLVQRNLTETGLSCRELDHLISQVEIFDFHLTQLDIRQESSRHSDAINEILEYLQVLPQSYNELTEAQRVAWLTGELQTRRPLIPAELPFSEKTNDIIQTFRTVRSLQQEFGLNICQTYIISMCREVSDVLEVLLLAKESRLFDPAIAVGTIRVVPLFETVEDLQRSRSVMRELFELPLYRAFLAGGYEPQTTDVNPSVTVKPNLQEVMLGYSDSNKDSGFLSSNWEIHKAQKSLQLIAEEFGLNLRIFHGRGGSVGRGGGPAYEAILAQPGHSINGRIKITEQGEVLASKYSLLDLALYHVETITTAVVQASLLKTGFDDIEPWNEIMEELAVRSRQHYRALIYEQPDFIDFFHQVTPIEEISQLQISSRPARRPSGKKDLSSLRAIPWVFSWTQTRFLLPAWYGIGTALHDFLNEKPEEHLKLMRYFYQKWPFFKMVISKAEMTLAKVDMEMARHYVEELSNPEDKPRFDKVFEQIASEFYLTRDLVLKITGYQKLLDGDPVLQRSVQLRNGTIVPLGFIQVSLLKRLREYKNSTTPGVIHSRYSKGELQRGALLTINGIAAGMRNTG
- a CDS encoding DUF1574 domain-containing protein; this encodes MKTLLLDRQQTLVQWVSQATGISTFGVKVRLLGNDLHILCEGTDCPKRWHTLYDLLQALGQTDLDSLTNEDQSSIYQVLVYGRKKGEHRPQWCHRVYLNQLDKHIEQAEQALLLETKKSQLSGGGIIVSNESLARQGNPDAIARYLSENLSNLGVAVQVKSQFHQTKANVQKTAKIANRLWIFCQSSYSPDATLLAEPIAQQLRHLKLAGYEDAVIVSQVRGESEPDWRLRVDLTPAETMLKEWARWGDVQAISRLLSDKLSDFKVSVQASLKEFTLHVFCTPAVDPLKSAPAPDKSVCLPLINSELEKIAPQGMMAAAVYGQKTDDQQPAWVDWLSLPASQHPALAPSTLALGTTGDEPAIVFLLERLLNQDMDWRLRTGGIRILLLHKGDLLHVMCDAPNCPTRKQVASKVTQFIRHLNIDGITGVRVYGRRAGDTEPVWHHGIDFGQRQRLVPEATPEFAATSEYVSDLINNEDNQPTVRPDLTTEDVKNVVTEVTQDWLGNIYRLLRKLLISTQLFVKISHSRQQNPDGQGVGVSLVWMALGFILTLQSDWLLGYVANQHIQNTTADNSVVSSTPPASLTSENTQNQNTELLTNHKSSQFTSSAFNASGFTQHDSPSENLQAAPLKQKASATAILLAARSQMPSFNARQLDEQLALYQQRLATTGKVPEVLVIGSSRALRGVDPVALSQSLATQGYGKIDVFNFGINGATAQVVEFIISRVLEQSELPKLIIWADGSRAFNGGREDITFNSIAASQGYQEVLKKATKPVNNNQTSSKLNLEDKTENQQLAVNVNSYQAANDFLNQLLIGVSRSYNNREQIKNLFQTQIDNLPFKNQQVESKINSEGDADINDFPQGVDFDGFLPLSIRFNPKTYYDNHPKVSGSYDNDYKSFELTGLQDSALQSVIEFTQKKKVSLVFVNMPLTADYLDPVRKKYEQEFQKYMLETSTNNNHFIYRDLSQIWLNANHYFSDPSHLNRYGAYEVSKELAVDPMIPWNVK